In Agrobacterium vitis, one genomic interval encodes:
- a CDS encoding putative bifunctional diguanylate cyclase/phosphodiesterase — protein MRRFLGAIICCFVLATGYIAYVIAVRQTTLEKFARYNDSWAVSQTVSEYMRLEHRLATLALGVGEFDREEVRLRLDIMLGRLELFEQGNLRSFIEEDPQRKDLIVKLRDVLELLNAHFETLDVEEIKSILRKMELLDAPITALASTAVEADVGKIGAAQAELRHLHFVYTALAGGLILCGIVLVALLLRHNGLLDKAHRRMQRLTDDLRAASWELKSQNNRLEYVAHHDSLTGLPNRILFRQDLEARLVAAKDGGPAAVILLLDLDGFKDVNDTLGHDIGDALLQMVADRLAEIKGLGDLVCRLGGDEFAILSAGLSEPLALDFAKQIMNELGVTYKVGDQEIKIGTCVGVAIFNEEPDTDELFKRADLALYEAKALGPSHACVFESQMQTRLKDRKSFEADLQAALQNGEMEVFYQPLAMTATREVCGYEALLRWTHPHRGSVSPVDFIPVAEKIGVIDGLGEWVLRNACKEAASWRGNLKIAVNLSPVQFRSKVLVQTVLSALDVSGLAPDRLELEITESVLLDKNELTLLTLRELKAIGIQIAMDDFGTGYSSLGSLRGFPFDKLKIDRSFIRDVTTRADALAIAELVTGIGASLGMTTTAEGVETEEQFECVKRLGCEQVQGYLIGRPEPVSFLMHLRDEKNHEEIISEDCS, from the coding sequence GTGAGGCGTTTTCTTGGTGCGATCATATGTTGTTTCGTCTTGGCTACCGGTTATATCGCCTATGTTATAGCCGTGCGTCAAACGACCCTGGAGAAATTTGCCCGCTATAATGATTCATGGGCCGTAAGCCAGACTGTTTCCGAGTATATGAGGCTCGAACATCGACTGGCGACTCTTGCCCTTGGGGTGGGGGAATTCGATCGTGAAGAAGTTCGTCTTCGGCTGGATATTATGTTGGGCCGATTGGAGTTGTTTGAGCAGGGGAATTTGCGGAGTTTCATCGAAGAAGATCCGCAACGCAAAGACTTAATCGTTAAACTTCGCGACGTTCTCGAACTGCTCAATGCGCACTTCGAAACATTAGACGTGGAGGAGATTAAATCAATCCTGCGAAAAATGGAGCTTCTGGATGCACCAATCACGGCGCTGGCTTCCACTGCTGTCGAAGCCGATGTTGGCAAGATCGGCGCTGCCCAGGCCGAATTGCGACATCTTCATTTCGTTTATACCGCCCTTGCTGGAGGGCTTATCTTGTGTGGCATTGTCCTTGTCGCCTTGCTTTTGCGCCATAACGGCCTTCTGGACAAAGCCCATCGACGCATGCAGCGCTTGACGGACGATTTGCGAGCGGCGTCATGGGAGTTGAAATCGCAAAACAATCGCTTGGAATATGTCGCACATCATGATTCTTTGACCGGTTTGCCCAATCGCATTTTGTTTCGCCAGGATCTAGAAGCAAGATTGGTCGCTGCCAAGGATGGAGGACCGGCTGCCGTCATCCTGCTGCTGGATCTCGATGGGTTCAAAGATGTGAATGACACGCTTGGTCACGACATCGGTGACGCTCTACTGCAAATGGTCGCAGATCGATTGGCGGAAATCAAAGGTCTTGGCGATCTCGTCTGCCGTCTGGGAGGGGATGAGTTTGCTATTTTGTCTGCGGGCCTTTCCGAGCCACTGGCTCTGGATTTTGCCAAGCAAATCATGAACGAGCTTGGTGTGACTTATAAGGTCGGAGACCAGGAGATCAAGATCGGCACCTGTGTCGGCGTGGCGATCTTTAATGAGGAGCCGGATACAGATGAGCTTTTCAAGCGCGCTGACCTTGCTCTTTATGAAGCCAAGGCCTTGGGCCCCAGCCACGCCTGTGTGTTCGAGAGCCAGATGCAGACGCGGTTAAAAGACCGAAAGTCTTTTGAGGCGGATTTGCAAGCGGCTTTACAAAACGGCGAAATGGAAGTCTTCTACCAACCATTGGCGATGACCGCGACGCGTGAGGTTTGCGGCTACGAGGCGCTATTACGTTGGACCCATCCACACCGCGGATCGGTTTCACCTGTCGATTTTATTCCGGTTGCGGAAAAGATCGGTGTGATCGACGGACTTGGAGAATGGGTTTTGCGTAATGCTTGCAAGGAGGCGGCAAGTTGGCGCGGCAATCTCAAAATCGCCGTCAATTTGTCACCAGTTCAGTTTCGCAGCAAGGTGCTGGTGCAAACCGTTTTGTCTGCGCTTGATGTTAGTGGTCTTGCTCCAGATCGGCTTGAACTGGAAATCACCGAATCTGTTCTGCTTGATAAGAACGAACTGACACTTTTGACCTTGAGAGAGTTGAAAGCAATCGGAATTCAGATTGCTATGGATGATTTCGGCACCGGTTACTCCTCACTCGGCAGCCTTAGAGGCTTCCCATTCGACAAACTTAAAATTGACCGATCTTTCATTCGCGACGTGACGACAAGGGCTGATGCTCTTGCTATCGCTGAGTTGGTTACGGGGATCGGGGCGAGCCTTGGTATGACCACAACAGCCGAAGGTGTGGAAACGGAAGAACAATTTGAATGCGTGAAACGGCTAGGGTGCGAACAGGTTCAAGGATACCTGATTGGTCGACCGGAGCCGGTTAGTTTCCTAATGCATCTTCGTGACGAGAAAAATCACGAGGAGATAATCTCTGAGGACTGTTCGTAG
- a CDS encoding MFS transporter yields the protein MAWLAPIGSTLFAPVLPQIIQHFSSVANASLLAPIALVTPALFVALLAPVAGILADRIGRKTLLFYSMLFYAIAGVMPVWLDSLYTIIASRVVVGIAEAGVMTAGTALICDYFAGERRAHWLSLQFGSASFVATVCFVLAGFLGGYGWRVPFLVYGATALFIPLILMVLFEPSRMAASSRPADMPGDARDAEGGLFNTRFIVCLVLTMICGLLFYVMPVHISLVLAERGIVEPSVLGLASAAGSFGVVAGTLFFRSQARRSIGVLLSAAMVLQGIGFILLYTQTSLMGGIVGMFINNIGCGISLPLVLAFTMARLPDVYRGRASGIWTSMFFIGQFICPLVVGAVAAASGGMIGAMAGFAAFTLLGAGVFAIWSIFGMALKEPVTIKRELVGLH from the coding sequence ATGGCCTGGCTGGCACCGATCGGATCGACATTGTTCGCGCCGGTCTTGCCGCAGATCATTCAGCATTTTTCCTCGGTAGCGAATGCGTCGCTGCTTGCTCCGATCGCACTCGTCACGCCAGCACTATTTGTGGCGCTGCTTGCCCCGGTTGCCGGGATACTTGCCGATAGAATCGGTCGCAAGACGCTGTTGTTTTATTCCATGCTGTTTTACGCCATTGCCGGCGTCATGCCAGTCTGGCTGGATAGCCTTTATACAATTATCGCATCGAGAGTTGTGGTTGGTATCGCCGAAGCGGGTGTCATGACGGCAGGGACGGCCCTGATCTGCGATTATTTTGCAGGCGAACGTCGGGCGCACTGGCTATCTCTGCAATTCGGGTCGGCCTCTTTTGTCGCAACCGTTTGTTTCGTGCTGGCAGGATTTCTGGGTGGTTACGGTTGGCGCGTGCCATTCCTTGTCTATGGTGCCACGGCACTGTTCATTCCGCTTATCCTGATGGTGTTGTTCGAACCCTCACGCATGGCCGCATCGAGCCGTCCTGCTGACATGCCCGGGGATGCGCGGGACGCCGAAGGTGGGCTTTTCAACACGCGGTTTATCGTTTGCCTCGTCCTGACGATGATCTGCGGCCTGCTTTTCTACGTGATGCCAGTTCATATATCTCTGGTCCTCGCCGAGCGGGGCATTGTCGAGCCAAGCGTGCTTGGCCTCGCCAGCGCCGCCGGATCTTTCGGTGTCGTCGCAGGAACCCTGTTTTTCCGGTCTCAGGCGCGGCGTTCCATCGGTGTGCTCTTGTCGGCGGCTATGGTGTTGCAGGGTATCGGTTTCATCCTGCTCTATACCCAGACGTCATTGATGGGTGGAATCGTTGGCATGTTCATCAATAATATTGGCTGCGGTATTTCGCTGCCTCTGGTTTTGGCCTTCACCATGGCGCGGCTGCCGGATGTTTATCGAGGCAGGGCCTCCGGTATCTGGACGTCGATGTTTTTCATCGGCCAGTTCATTTGTCCACTCGTGGTTGGCGCTGTCGCCGCGGCCTCTGGCGGAATGATCGGAGCAATGGCGGGTTTTGCAGCTTTTACGCTGCTGGGAGCCGGCGTCTTCGCCATCTGGTCGATATTCGGCATGGCGTTGAAGGAGCCTGTGACCATCAAGCGGGAGCTGGTCGGGCTTCATTGA
- a CDS encoding sensor histidine kinase — translation MTSLSPQEELVQDELDWVLVCAPFRKDADYVGALLREHLIEVRAVMEAKGFAQLLDASPGIVIVSHEALTPQIVALTAAHLTRQPNWSEVPIIVLLERGAPLTRIRSQLLSAWPGARLLFYTRPVAPLELVSGIQSNLLVRLRQRQVRDSIERERELRAELNHRVKNILATVTSIFRMTRRGAESLDDLATDFNGRLLALSNVHTAVFEAGGEDVSLLAVVDLIVSPYGTERIAVDGSDLLVSREAGTTLALCLHELITNAIKYGALSVPEGRVALRWEVDGSEKPTFQFHWQESNGPPVRTPARQGYGTRYVTSALASLFATAPDIQFAEDGLVCSAAGPFARISPATVAR, via the coding sequence ATGACATCGCTATCGCCCCAGGAGGAACTGGTCCAGGATGAGCTGGATTGGGTGCTGGTCTGCGCACCGTTTCGCAAGGATGCCGATTATGTCGGCGCGCTTTTGCGCGAACATCTGATCGAGGTGCGGGCGGTAATGGAGGCCAAGGGCTTCGCCCAGTTGCTGGATGCTTCACCGGGAATTGTGATTGTGTCACATGAAGCTCTGACGCCGCAGATCGTCGCCCTGACCGCCGCGCATCTCACCCGGCAGCCGAACTGGTCTGAAGTGCCGATCATTGTTCTTCTGGAGCGGGGCGCACCCCTGACACGTATCCGCAGCCAATTGCTTTCCGCCTGGCCGGGCGCGCGGCTTTTGTTCTATACACGTCCCGTGGCGCCGCTGGAACTGGTCAGCGGCATCCAGTCCAACCTGCTGGTGCGCTTGCGCCAGCGGCAGGTGCGCGATTCCATCGAGCGGGAGCGGGAACTGCGGGCGGAGCTTAATCACCGGGTCAAGAATATCCTGGCAACGGTGACATCAATCTTTCGCATGACACGGCGCGGTGCCGAAAGCCTTGACGATCTTGCGACGGATTTCAATGGGCGACTGCTGGCGCTGTCCAATGTCCATACGGCAGTTTTTGAGGCCGGGGGCGAGGATGTTTCGCTTTTGGCTGTGGTTGATCTGATCGTTTCGCCCTATGGCACCGAGCGGATTGCCGTTGACGGTAGTGATCTGCTTGTCAGTCGTGAAGCCGGAACGACGCTGGCGCTTTGCCTGCATGAATTAATCACCAATGCGATCAAATATGGCGCCCTGTCGGTCCCGGAGGGACGCGTTGCTCTTCGCTGGGAGGTTGATGGTAGTGAGAAACCGACCTTCCAGTTCCATTGGCAGGAGAGCAATGGACCGCCTGTCCGTACACCGGCTCGGCAAGGCTATGGGACACGCTATGTTACCTCCGCCCTTGCATCGCTGTTTGCAACTGCGCCGGATATCCAATTTGCAGAGGATGGTCTGGTTTGCAGCGCTGCCGGGCCCTTTGCGCGGATCTCGCCTGCGACAGTCGCTCGCTAA
- a CDS encoding YciE/YciF ferroxidase family protein: MAEKTLNDLFLDTLKDIYFAEKQILKALPKMARAAQSEEGRNAFLHHREETQGQIERLEQVFELLGKNARGKTCEAIQGIIAEGEEIMEDFKGSPALDAGLISSAQAVEHYEIARYGTLKAWALQLGMKEAAALLDATLKEEIATDEKLTALGEGSANKKSARKAA; the protein is encoded by the coding sequence ATGGCTGAGAAAACATTGAATGATCTGTTCTTGGACACGCTTAAGGACATCTACTTTGCTGAGAAGCAAATCTTGAAGGCCTTGCCGAAAATGGCACGCGCAGCCCAATCGGAAGAAGGCCGGAACGCATTTCTTCATCATCGCGAAGAAACCCAAGGCCAGATCGAGCGGCTTGAACAGGTCTTTGAACTTCTGGGTAAGAATGCCCGGGGCAAGACCTGTGAGGCAATCCAGGGCATCATCGCCGAAGGCGAAGAGATCATGGAGGATTTCAAGGGGTCTCCCGCTCTTGATGCTGGCTTGATTTCGTCGGCGCAGGCAGTCGAGCATTATGAAATTGCCCGCTACGGCACGTTGAAGGCCTGGGCGTTGCAGCTCGGTATGAAGGAGGCCGCTGCCTTATTGGACGCGACCCTGAAGGAAGAAATCGCCACGGACGAAAAACTGACGGCGCTTGGCGAAGGTAGCGCCAACAAGAAAAGCGCACGCAAGGCAGCGTGA
- a CDS encoding sigma-70 family RNA polymerase sigma factor, with product MATFEDSAGNGGAMAFTTAVHTEIEAHLPALQRFAKRLVGPNGDIEDLVQDTILRALNSSSQFRAGTALKSWLFTIMRNAFYTAYNRRKREHVGMDDEFNLRMVMEPPQEWVVLYADLGLAMQHLPEASRRSLLMVASGASYDETALACGCEVGTVKSRVNRARKALSERFSIA from the coding sequence ATGGCAACTTTCGAGGACAGCGCTGGCAACGGCGGCGCGATGGCATTTACAACGGCTGTTCACACCGAAATAGAGGCGCATCTACCTGCATTGCAACGTTTCGCAAAGCGGCTTGTCGGCCCCAATGGCGATATCGAAGATCTGGTTCAGGATACCATTCTCAGAGCCTTGAATTCGTCATCTCAGTTTCGAGCCGGTACGGCTTTGAAATCCTGGTTGTTCACAATCATGCGCAACGCTTTCTATACGGCCTATAACAGGCGCAAGCGCGAGCATGTCGGAATGGATGACGAGTTTAACCTGCGCATGGTGATGGAGCCACCACAGGAATGGGTGGTTCTATACGCCGATCTCGGTCTGGCTATGCAGCACTTGCCGGAAGCATCGCGGCGTTCCCTGCTGATGGTGGCGAGCGGCGCAAGTTACGATGAAACCGCCCTTGCCTGCGGATGCGAGGTGGGAACTGTAAAAAGCCGGGTCAATCGAGCCCGAAAAGCATTGTCAGAGCGCTTCAGCATAGCCTGA
- a CDS encoding IclR family transcriptional regulator — MAGLGRFVDILRLFDEKTSEWTIQDIAERLDVPGSTVYRTVRELVGQGFLDPSREGHYRLGAVFIEFDRRLRLSDPLIREGVPLLRDVVSAVQFPCVAVIARLYRDQVICVADDRSPATDIATSYERGRPMPLLRGATSKTILAQLPRAKLSKIIKGAEEVDRAFDDIASELAAIRKRGFTVTRGEVDQGLVGISVPVTCAQGAINASFSLIVRASDFDDSTERRLAMLLLPASSILADKLNSRWL, encoded by the coding sequence ATGGCCGGACTGGGACGCTTTGTCGATATTTTGAGGCTGTTCGACGAGAAGACGTCCGAGTGGACCATACAGGATATCGCAGAGCGGCTGGATGTGCCTGGAAGTACCGTCTACCGCACGGTACGGGAGTTGGTCGGACAAGGGTTTCTAGATCCTTCCCGGGAAGGTCATTATCGCCTCGGCGCGGTTTTTATCGAATTTGATCGACGTCTTCGCCTTTCCGATCCGCTGATCCGCGAGGGCGTGCCCTTGTTGCGTGACGTTGTGTCTGCCGTTCAGTTTCCTTGTGTCGCGGTCATCGCACGGCTGTATCGCGACCAGGTGATTTGCGTTGCCGATGATCGTAGCCCCGCCACCGATATCGCCACCAGCTATGAGCGAGGCAGGCCCATGCCATTGTTGCGGGGTGCCACGTCAAAAACCATTCTGGCACAATTACCGCGGGCAAAGCTGAGCAAGATCATTAAAGGCGCGGAGGAAGTGGACCGGGCATTTGACGATATCGCATCTGAACTGGCCGCCATCCGTAAACGCGGCTTTACGGTGACGCGTGGAGAAGTGGACCAGGGTCTTGTTGGCATTTCGGTGCCCGTCACCTGCGCGCAAGGGGCAATCAATGCCAGCTTCAGTCTGATCGTCCGTGCCAGCGATTTCGATGACTCCACTGAACGGCGGCTGGCGATGCTTTTGTTGCCTGCATCTTCAATCCTTGCTGACAAGCTAAATTCCCGGTGGTTGTGA
- a CDS encoding SphA family protein: MQAWSKKRRLGWAGIYYGAYPRAIRQSRIWGGLLFWLGKWDKFMGNRRLDFAVLLMGTCLLASQGGQAFAAEFYQTSTPGASTDIRAAELPPEAGFYAVGGSWGSWRNSLRDNSGNSMFPDTSERLFQGQLGGLYVYDGEIFGGRMASSLVFVYGEHDLTITKTTPANLSSKNTGWFDAYSDIFFWSKSWYEGPPPGAPGQPKPAADFIPPMPVGFTLGLGVGVTIPMGLFDNEKVGNPGFSNWVLSPNVAMTYRTRPILLEGTEFSTRIFYNHNFDRDDSTGGYTYRDGDYLSADFAVTERYNRYQFGLAGNVKWQIQDDDGSPANPATDGRRHKSIRLGPIVAVDFPSQRATVTIKYLTDVYNRNSFKGDYLQVNFIKKLW; this comes from the coding sequence TTGCAAGCCTGGAGCAAGAAGAGGCGGTTAGGGTGGGCTGGGATTTACTATGGAGCGTATCCCAGGGCGATTCGACAGAGCCGGATTTGGGGTGGCCTATTATTTTGGCTGGGAAAGTGGGACAAGTTTATGGGAAATAGACGGTTAGATTTTGCAGTTCTGCTGATGGGCACTTGCCTATTGGCTTCTCAAGGTGGGCAGGCCTTTGCTGCCGAGTTTTATCAGACGTCCACACCGGGCGCCTCTACGGATATCCGGGCTGCGGAATTGCCGCCTGAGGCTGGCTTCTATGCAGTCGGTGGCAGTTGGGGCAGTTGGCGGAACTCGCTGCGTGATAATAGCGGAAATTCGATGTTCCCTGATACAAGCGAAAGGCTTTTTCAGGGGCAGTTGGGTGGGCTTTACGTCTATGACGGAGAGATTTTTGGCGGGCGAATGGCGTCGTCTCTGGTCTTCGTTTACGGAGAGCACGATCTGACGATTACAAAAACAACGCCAGCCAATCTGTCTTCCAAAAATACTGGTTGGTTCGACGCCTATTCCGATATCTTCTTCTGGTCAAAGAGCTGGTATGAAGGCCCGCCTCCTGGCGCTCCTGGTCAACCAAAGCCCGCTGCTGATTTCATTCCGCCGATGCCGGTTGGCTTCACCTTGGGTCTTGGTGTTGGTGTCACCATACCAATGGGCTTGTTCGACAATGAAAAGGTTGGCAATCCAGGCTTCAGTAACTGGGTTCTGTCTCCAAACGTCGCCATGACCTATCGAACCCGTCCTATTCTTTTGGAAGGGACGGAGTTTTCGACCCGTATCTTCTACAATCACAATTTCGACCGCGATGACTCGACGGGTGGATACACCTATCGTGACGGTGATTACCTCTCGGCCGATTTCGCCGTTACGGAACGGTATAATCGCTACCAGTTTGGTCTCGCGGGCAATGTGAAATGGCAGATTCAGGATGATGATGGGTCTCCGGCCAATCCAGCCACGGATGGGCGGCGGCATAAATCCATACGCCTTGGTCCCATCGTCGCGGTTGATTTTCCATCACAGCGTGCGACCGTGACCATCAAATATCTGACGGATGTCTACAACAGGAATTCATTCAAGGGTGATTATCTGCAAGTGAACTTTATCAAAAAGCTCTGGTAA
- a CDS encoding MDR/zinc-dependent alcohol dehydrogenase-like family protein: MDRIAAQYSEKPDTDEMKAAVFTGPGQINIVSNTLPQPGRSQVRIRLEGCGILACDPLSRDGQERTLTSAEPVGLDGEGWGVIDAIGPNVRSLSVGDRVASLVRSAYASHHLSDADSVISLPPLLDGMPFPGRSLSRAMNAFRCSDIKAGQRVAIIGIDFVGALLVQLASRAKAHVTAISRRPASLAVAKRMGAAEAFTIDEHGAADDSVRIIETVHELTGGYLCDRVIDVTGESGLVDLADKLTNSAGRLIMASRQQSDPRGGIIQSWKKREAAVIQTDKHSHGIGPEISQEICVDGMLEAVAAIMDGRLDPTSLYTHRYRLEELGQALIAARDQPDGFMKALVIY, translated from the coding sequence ATGGACAGGATTGCCGCACAGTATAGCGAAAAACCGGATACCGATGAGATGAAGGCAGCGGTTTTCACCGGGCCGGGACAGATCAACATCGTATCCAATACTCTGCCGCAACCCGGACGGAGCCAAGTACGAATCAGGCTGGAGGGCTGTGGTATCCTCGCTTGCGACCCTCTCTCTCGCGATGGACAAGAGCGAACGCTGACATCTGCCGAACCGGTAGGATTAGATGGCGAAGGATGGGGCGTTATCGACGCGATCGGTCCCAATGTCAGAAGCCTGTCGGTCGGAGACCGGGTGGCGTCACTTGTGCGGTCCGCTTATGCCAGCCACCATCTGTCGGATGCAGACAGTGTCATTTCCCTTCCCCCATTGCTGGATGGCATGCCGTTTCCAGGCAGGTCCCTGAGCCGAGCGATGAACGCCTTTCGCTGTAGCGATATCAAAGCCGGACAAAGGGTGGCCATTATCGGCATAGACTTTGTCGGCGCCCTTCTCGTCCAGCTCGCCTCAAGAGCCAAGGCGCATGTTACAGCCATTTCGCGCCGTCCAGCATCCTTGGCGGTGGCCAAGCGTATGGGAGCGGCAGAGGCATTTACCATAGACGAGCATGGTGCGGCGGACGATTCCGTGCGGATCATCGAAACCGTGCATGAGCTTACGGGCGGATATCTTTGCGACCGGGTAATCGACGTTACCGGCGAGAGCGGGCTGGTCGACCTGGCGGATAAATTGACCAACTCGGCAGGTCGCCTGATCATGGCCAGTCGCCAACAGTCCGACCCGCGCGGAGGAATTATACAGTCATGGAAAAAGCGCGAAGCCGCAGTAATCCAGACAGATAAACACAGTCACGGAATCGGCCCAGAAATCAGCCAGGAAATCTGCGTCGATGGCATGCTTGAAGCGGTGGCGGCAATCATGGACGGACGGCTCGATCCCACATCCCTTTATACCCATCGCTACCGATTGGAGGAGTTGGGTCAGGCGCTGATCGCCGCCCGCGACCAGCCGGATGGATTTATGAAAGCACTGGTGATCTATTGA
- a CDS encoding Crp/Fnr family transcriptional regulator, whose protein sequence is MSDRILKNGRAAEDRAVSASTILAQHNGGRTGAETAMPIRNRLLNMLAPDDLAAIAPALEPVDLPQGLVLSQPHDIDHSCYFPLSGVGSTVIVSPTGNQSEVGLFGREGMSPASALLDSDRNPCRVIMQVAGTGLRLETGRLVGLMDSRPTMRRLLLRWAYVVNMQMAFTAQSNAIHSIDKRLARWILMCHDRLDRDELSLTHEFLSIMLAVRRSSVTASLHVLEGERLIYAERKEIRIRDRAGLEAFAADAYGPVEREYQRLLGPMRDPPLEV, encoded by the coding sequence ATGAGTGACAGAATTTTGAAAAATGGCCGCGCGGCTGAGGATCGCGCCGTTTCAGCATCGACGATCCTAGCCCAGCACAATGGCGGCCGAACTGGTGCGGAGACAGCCATGCCCATACGTAATCGTCTTCTCAACATGCTGGCGCCTGATGATCTCGCCGCTATCGCGCCCGCTCTCGAACCTGTCGATTTACCGCAAGGGCTGGTTTTGTCGCAGCCTCACGACATCGACCACTCCTGTTATTTCCCTCTCTCGGGCGTCGGCTCGACGGTGATCGTTTCTCCGACAGGCAACCAAAGCGAGGTCGGACTGTTTGGCCGCGAAGGCATGTCGCCCGCCTCTGCCCTGCTGGACAGTGACCGCAATCCCTGCCGGGTGATCATGCAGGTCGCAGGCACTGGGTTGCGCCTGGAAACAGGCCGATTGGTTGGCCTGATGGATAGCAGGCCAACCATGCGCCGCCTGCTGCTTCGATGGGCCTATGTGGTCAATATGCAAATGGCATTCACTGCCCAGTCAAACGCCATTCACTCTATCGATAAGCGGTTGGCACGCTGGATCCTGATGTGCCACGATCGGCTGGACAGGGATGAATTATCGCTGACTCATGAATTTCTGTCGATCATGCTGGCGGTGCGTCGCTCGAGCGTCACCGCCTCCTTGCATGTGTTGGAAGGCGAAAGATTGATTTATGCGGAGCGCAAGGAAATCCGCATTCGCGACAGAGCAGGTCTCGAAGCCTTTGCCGCCGATGCCTATGGCCCCGTGGAACGGGAATATCAACGGCTGTTAGGGCCTATGAGAGATCCACCGCTTGAGGTTTGA
- a CDS encoding putative pterin-binding protein, translating into MRFVRLWAYIVLSVAPVSMALAGTFAEPKGKPILVISGNIENRNTAEGAAFDLGMLEAIGSTVIKTTNPWYEGRTVFEGIPLKTLMDFVDAKGTKVKAVALNDYVTTIPRDDFNRFNVLLAFKRDGNYMPVRDKGPLFIVYPYDSDPQLQSQIYYTRSAWQVSKLIVE; encoded by the coding sequence ATGAGATTCGTCCGCCTTTGGGCCTATATCGTGCTGTCGGTCGCTCCCGTTTCGATGGCGCTGGCGGGAACATTCGCTGAGCCGAAAGGCAAGCCTATCCTAGTGATTTCCGGCAATATTGAAAACCGTAATACGGCGGAGGGAGCTGCTTTTGATCTTGGCATGCTCGAGGCCATTGGTTCTACAGTGATTAAAACCACCAATCCGTGGTATGAAGGGCGTACGGTTTTTGAAGGTATTCCGCTTAAAACGCTTATGGATTTTGTCGATGCCAAGGGGACCAAGGTGAAGGCGGTGGCTCTTAACGATTATGTGACGACAATTCCGCGCGACGATTTCAACCGATTCAATGTTTTGCTCGCTTTCAAACGAGACGGGAATTATATGCCTGTGCGGGACAAAGGACCGCTCTTCATCGTTTACCCCTATGACAGCGATCCTCAACTTCAGAGTCAGATTTATTATACCCGTTCGGCATGGCAGGTTTCTAAACTTATTGTAGAATAG